The DNA sequence CGCTACGACAGCTTCGACCGCATTCACGTAGCCTTCCAGCCCCGTGCCCTGCGCCGCGTCGTCTACGAGCGACTGCCTCGCTCCACCCGCGCCCAGCTGCACTCACGCATCATCGAGTTTCTCGAGGGAACTCCCGATCTGGCCGCCGTCGATCCCATCGAATACCCGCTGATGGTGGCCTTCCACTACCGGGCGGTCGAAGGCTGGGAGGGCGCGGCCTTCTACCTGACCCGCGCCGGCGAGCTCCTCCTGGAGCTTTATGACTACGCCGGAGCCATCGACAACTTCCAGGAAGCCGTCGAGCTCCTCAAGGACAGAGTCGCCCCCACCCACGAGACGCTGCTCACCGCGCTCGCGCGCCAGCTCGTGGCCATGCGCGAGTCCGGGCGCCTGGAAGACGCCCAACGCGTTATCGACGCCCTGCCCGACCTCGACCTCATTGACGGCCCCCTGCGCCAGGATTTGCTCTACGAACGCGGCCTCATCGCCATGGACGCCGGAGGACTCGAAGACAGCAAGCAAAGCCTGGAGACCCTGCTCCACGAGGCGGTGGAGGCCGGCGATCTCAAACGCGAGATCAAAGCCCTGCTCGCCATGGCCCAGCTCTCCGAAAAAGAGAACCAGCTCCCGCACGCGGCCAACCTTTTGATGAAGGTGTCCCAGAAAGTCGATCAGGTCGGCGATCTCGATCTGCAAAACCCCGACGATCGCAAGCTCTTCTGGACCGCCTACAACCAGCTGGGCACCCTCTTCATCCGCCAGAAGGACTACCAACGTGCGCAGCAGTTTTTACAGACGGCCTACCAGCAGGCCCGTGCCATCGAGGACTTCCGCGGCCTGGTCCGGGTGATGTCCAACTTCGGCGCGCTCAGCCTGAGCGTGCGCGACGTCAAACGCGCCCGGCAGTACTTCGAAAACGCCGCTCAATTTGCCCAGGCCACCGGTGACTTGCTCAATCAAAGTCGCATTCTGACCAACCTGGGCATCACCGCCATGGAAGCCGGAGACCTGGAGAAGTCTAAAGAGTACTTCCGAAGCGCCCGCTCCCTGGCCGAAGAAATCGGCTGGTACGAGGGCCTGGCCGAGCTCTCGCTGCACATCCGACGCCTGCGCAAGGCGCTGAGCTGAACTGCTCCTCCCCGGGCTCTCACAACCACAAAAAAGGCCGCCCTCGCCTATGCGAGGGCGGCCTTTTTTAACGCGTCTCTCAAGCCCGACTCACCCCTGGTCGAGAAGCCTGTTGAGCCAGTCCACCTTCAGGGCTCGGGCATGGCGCGCGGAATCGTAGACCGATATCAGCGCACCGAGCGCCTGATCGAAATCCCGGTTCTCGAGCAAAAACTCAAAGAGTTCGTGCTGCGCAAGCTCGTGGCGCGCGGCCTTGAGTCGGCGAGCGATAACCTCCGGCGCGTCGGTCCCTCGCCCACGCAGGCGGCCCTCCAGGGTCTTCATATCCGGCGGCGCCACCAGCACGCTGGTCGCGTGCGGATAGCGCTCTTTGAGCTGCTTTGCCCCCTGGTAGTCGATATCAAAGAGCACATCGTGCCCCTGCTGCCAGGCCGCCTCGATCACCTCCGACGAGGTGCCATAATAGTTGCCGTGCACGTTCGCCCACTCCGCAAAGGCGCCGCGTTCGACCATCTCCTCAAAGCGCGCCACATCCACAAAGTGATAGGCCTGCCCGTCGACCTCATCGCCCCGGCGCGCGCGCGTGGTGTAGCTGACGCTGGGGGTAAGTCGGGGCCGCGCCTTAAGCAGCGCCTGACACAAACTGGTCTTTCCCACCCCCGAGGGTCCGCAAACGATCAACAGCACGCCCTGCTCGGCCATCCTATACCCTTGTACTTCCGATGGTTCTGTAACTTCCACAACGCTCTGCGCCCGGGCTCTCAGGCCACGTTGGCGCTCTGCTCGCGCATCTTTTCGATGGCGCTCTTCATCTCCACGACCAGATCGCTCTGCGTGGCCAGATGACTCTTGGAGCCCATCGTATTGACCTCTCGAATGAGCTCCTGGAGGTAGAAATCGATCTTCTTGCCCACCCCCTGCTCCGAGGCCTCGTCGAGCACCGTGCCCAGCCGGGCCACATGCGATCGGGCCCGCTGCAACTCTTCGGAGATATCGCCCCGCTCGGCGTAGTAGACCAGCTCCTGAGCCAGGCGCTCCTCATCGAGCTCCCCCACGCCGAAGTCGTCAATGGCCTGACGCAGCCGGGCCTCCACCCGTGAGCGATAGGCGAGCTCGTCGCCCGACTCCAACGCCTCCACCGCGTCGATGCGCGCCGCCAGTGTGGCGAGATGCCCGCGCAGGTCGGCCTCAATGCCGCGGCCTTCTTCCTCCCGGGCCTGATGCAGGTATGCCAGCGCTTCTTCCACGGTGGGCAGCAAACGCCCCAGCGCGCTCTCATCGAAACGCGAGGCGTCATCACGCTCGAAATACGAGCGATAGGCCAGCACATCGCTCACCTGAACCGATGAGCCCAGGCCGCTGGCCACCGCCAGGCGCTTGAGTTCTTGGGCCACCGCCTCAAAGCGCGTTTGATCGATGGCACTGAAGCCGCCCTCAGTCTGGCTGGAGTCGCCGATCTCCAGGCGCACATCCACCCGCCCGCGCTCCAGGCGCGCGCGGGCAGCACGCACCACGTGCGCCTCCAACCAGCGCAGCTCCCGCGGCGCATGCACACGCACCTCCAGAGTACGGTGGTTTACGCTCTTGCACTCCACGCGCAGGCTGCGCCCTTCAACTTCCAGGCGCGCCGCCCCGAATCCGGTCATGCTAAAGACTGGCATCGCTCCCGCTCACTTCAGGCTTTGGTGTCGACGCGCTCTTCATGGCTGACCGCCGCCTCACGGGTGACCCGATCGGCAGACTTGTCTTCCAGCGTGGCCGGCTCCTCGTCGTTGCCACGCACCGAGTCCTGGAAGCTCTTCACGCCCAGCCCAAGCTGCTTTGCGGCGTGGGGCAACTTCCCGAGCCCAAAAAGCAGCACGAGAATAAAGGCAATGATAAGAAGCTCTGTTGTCCCGAGACCAAACATAGGGTCCTCACTGTGGTGTCTAAAAACCACCAGCCAGGCGACTCCTGGCGAGTTGTTGATGCGTCAAACGTCACGTTCCGAGCCAGCACCGCGCCGGCTCGCGTCTTTTAACCCGAGCGCCCCGGCGACGGCAACGGGTCGAACAAAAGCTGCGACAAATCACCGCCGACATCCGCCAGCCGCTCCACCGCCTGGCGAGCAGCCTCCTGCTGCGCCTGCTTCTTAGAGCCGCCCTGACCGCGCCCCAACGCAACCTGATCCACGTGAACTTCCGCCACAAAGGTGCGCGCGTGATCGGGGCCTTCTACCGAGATGATGACGTAACGAGGATGCTCGTCGCACTGACGCTGCACCTCTCGTTGCAGGTAACTCTTGAAATCGGTGGGAGATTTCTGACCGCCTTCGCTTACCACCGCTGCCAAGGGCTGCTCCGGACCGCCCGACGCGATGATCGGACCGTGCTGACGCGCGATGACTCCCCGGGCCGCCTCATATCCGCCATCGAGGTAAACCGCAGCCAGCACCGCCTCATAGGCATCGGCCAGGAGCCCCGGTTTCTGGCGACCGCCGGTGAGCACCTCACCACGGCCCAGGCGAAGATGCTCGCCAAGGCACAGCGCGTCGGCCCGCTCCACCAGCGCCCCCTCACAGACCAGGTCCGACTGACGGCTGGAGAGCGTGCCCTCGGCCGCCTGTTGATCGTCTTCAAAGAGCAGGTGCGCAATCACCAACCCCAGCACCGAATCTCCCAGAAACTCCAGGCGCTGGTTATCGCTGCTCACATCACTCTTTTCGTTGGCGTACGAGCGGTGGGTCAGCGCGCGTTCTAAAAGCGCGCGCTCCTCAAAAGTGTACCCCAGCGCTTCCTCCAGCGACTCCAGATCGTGGCGGTGTTCTTTCTGCAGCGCTTCACGGGCCTGTCTCATATGTGCCATCTCAGCTTCGGGGCTCTTCAATCCAGCCACCACCCAGGACCTCCTCCCCGCGGTAGAAGACCGCAGCCTGGCCCGGGGTGACCGCGCGTTGCGGCTCTTCAAACTCCACAAACGCCGTCGTCGGGTCGCCCCCCACCGTCACCAGCGCCGGCACCGGCTCACCGGCGTAGCGGATCTTCACCTGGCATTCGATCGGTCCCGTCGGACGCTCAAACGAGAGCCAGTTGCAACGCTCGGCCACCAGCCCCCGCGCTTCCAACTCATCTCGTCCGCCCACCACCACGGTGCCGTCTTCCGGTCGGATGGCCTTTACGTAGAGCGGCTCGTGGTAGCTCAGCCCCAGCCCCCGGCGCTGCCCGACGGTGAACTGGTGAATCCCGTCATGCTCGCCAAGAAACTCTCCCGAGGTCGTCACGATCCGGCCTGGCGTGCGCTCCTGCTCCGAGAGCAATTTGGCGACAAACGCCTTGTAGTCGCCGCCGCCCACAAAGCAGATCTCCTGGCTCTCGGCCTTCTCGGCGGTCTCCAGCCCCATGGTGCGCGCGATCTCACGGACCTCGTCCTTGGTCATGCCGCCCAGCGGGAAGAGAATCCGCCCCAGCGCCTCCCGCGGCAGCCCGAACAAAAAGTAGGACTGATCCTTATTACGGTCGACGCCCCGAAGCAGCTTGGGATGCTCGCCACTGCGATCGATGCGCGCAAAATGCCCGGTCGCCAGATACGTCGCGCCCAGCGCCAGAGAACGCTGCAACAAAATATCGAACTTCAGATGGTCGTTGCAGGCCACGCAGGGGTTGGGCGTGCGCCCCCGACGGTACTCCGAGACAAAATACTCGATCACGCGCTCGCGAAACGCGTCCTCGTAGTTGGCCACGTAAAAGGGAATCGAGAGCGAATCGGCCACCGTGCGCGCATCAAAAAGATCGTCGGGCGAGCAGCAGCTCTTGGTGTACGACTCCTGAGGCGTGGAGTAGAGGCGCATGGCAATGCCCACCGCATCGTAGCCCTCGCCGGCCAGAATCCCGGCCGTCACCGAGCTGTCGACTCCGCCGCTCATCGCGACCACCACGCGGTCTTCGACCGCCCGGGCCAGCTCGTCGGCCTCTTCCAGGCTCGGTGGACGTTGGTCCACCGAACAGCTCTGAGTGTCTGTGATCGTCTGCGACATGATTCCTACCTCAACGTTGGCCACCAGCTCCCGCGTCAACGCCGGGAGCACGCCGACACAGCTAACCGCTGCGCTTTAAAAGTGCAAAAACAAAGTGACGCCCCTCACAGCGCGGGCATCGTGCGGAGGCGCTTGACCACGGCGCCCAGAATCCGGGCCGCCCGCGCCAGCTCTTCTTGCGGGGTGGCCGGCCCAAAGCTCAGACGCACCGAGCGGCGCGCGGCCTTCGCCTCAAAGCCCATCGCCAGAATCACATGACTGGGCTCCAGCGAGCCGGCCGTACACGCCGAACCACTGGAGGCCGAGATCCCTTCCAGATCAACGGCCAAAAGGAGATCTTCGCCGTCCACCTCATCGAAGGCCACGTTCAGCGTATTGAGCAGCTGGTGCTCGGTATCGCCGCGCAGCTCAAATCCCTGGACTTCGGCATTCAGCGCCGCCAGAAAGGCCTCCCGCCGCTGCCTCAGCGCCTGCTGCCACGACTCGCCATCAGCGGCGAGTTGACGCGCGGCGGCCTCCAGCCCGGCGGCGGCTGGCACGTTCTCGGTGCCCGGGCGCCGCCCCCGCTCCTGATGCCCGCCGCTGAGCAGCGCCGCCACTTTAAGCCCTTCCCGGGTCACAATCGCCCCGATGCCCTTGGGCCCGCCCATCTTATGAAATGAGAGCGTCATGTAGTCGATGTGGCTCTCGCCAAAATCCACCGGGATGCGCCCCAGCGCCTGGGTGCCATCAACATGAAAGATCGCCCCGGTGGCCCGCACCTTTTCCCCGATGGCCGCCACATCATAAATATTGCCGATTTCGTTATTGGCCCACATCACGCTGACCAGCGTGGCCCCTTCGGCCAGACGCTCATCCAGCCACCCCTCCACCAGACGTCCCTGCCGATCCACGGGCCAGTAGGCCACCCGCACGCCCTCCTTCTCCAGCGCGCGCACCGTTTCCAGCACCGAGGGATGCTCCACCACCGTACAGACAATGTAGGCGTCGGCGCGCTCTCGAGCGTGCTGGCGCAGCACCTGGTTGTTGCTCTCCGTGGCGCCGGCGGTCAACACCACCGCCTGGGCCGGCGCGCCCACCGCCCCCGCCACCGCACGACGCGCCCGCTCCACCACCGCCCGCGCGGCCTGCCCCTCGCGATGGATGCTCGACGCGTTGCCGTGCACGCCGCTGAGCGCGTCCACCATGGCCTGACGCACCTCAGGCAGCACCGGCGCGGTGGCGTTCCAATCCAGGTAGATTCGCTGGCTCATCAGACTCTCTCCAGGTGCTCATAATCACGGGCGTTTCGCCGGGCTTCGCCCGGCTCATTCGGGGCCCTGCTAGTAGTCGGTGGCTCTCACGCGGTCAAGCGCCCCGGCGTTGGCGCGCCCCCTCGAAGTGCTTAGGCTTTGACCCATCGACCGATACCACCTGCGTCTATCATCCTTGAGGTTTCACCATGAGTTCACGGGATCAACGCTCCGACACCGCCCATGCCCTCAGCGCCCTGAGCCGCGACCCGGGCGCCCGCGAGCGCGACCAGAGCGACACGCTCAACCCACTCCCGCTGGTCTCCGGCGCGCTGCTCACCGCCTACGGACTCAAACGCCGTGGCACGCTCGGTTATTTGCTCGCTGGCATCGGCGCCGGCATCCTCTACCAGGGCCTAAAGTCCAACGACCTCCTCGACGGAAACCTCCCGCGTCGCCTCCTGCACCTGGGTGCCACCCAGATGGCCCCCATCCATCACACCACCGTCGTCAAACGCTCCCCGGAGGAGGTCTACGCCTTCTGGCGCGAGCTCGAAAATCTGGCGGTGTACCTGCCGCGCATCTACGACATCGAGGTGCTCGACGAGCAGCACTCCCGCTGGTACTTCCGCGCCCCTGGCGAGCGCACGTTGAGCACCGAGGTTGAAATCCTCGAAGATCAGCCCGACCGCCTCATCGTCTGGCGCTCCATGGAGCCCAACGACATCTCCCACGAAGGCTGGGTCGCGTTCACCCCCCTGGACGAGGGCGCCTCCACCGAGGTCGACCTCCACCTGCGCGTGCTCGCCCCGGGAGGCCAGCTCGGTGCCCGTATCTTAGAGATGCTCGGGCGCTTTGGCCCCCTCTCCCCGGCCCCGGAACTTGCCAGAGTGCGCGAAGTCCTCGAAGCTGGCATCCCCGATCGGGTGGAGGCGGCCTCATCCACCCTGCACTGAGCTTCTCTTTCCCTGACTCTGCCATCATGACCGAATCCCCCGGGCGCCCCGCCGCATTTTTTGATCTGGACCGTACCCTGATCCGCGTCAACAGCGCCTTTCTCTACGCCAAGCACGAACGCCGCGCCGGACGCATCTCCAAACGTCAATTCCTCAAGGCCTCGGCCTGGATGGCCCTCTACCACCTCTCAGTGGTCGATATTGAACGGGCCTTCGCCGAGGCCGTGCGCCACTACCGGGGCCAGTCCGCCGACGAGCTGCACGAACGCACCCGGGTGTTTTTCGATCACCACGTGCTCCCCACCGTGCAGCCCGGCTCCCGCGCCGCCCTGGAGCATCACCGCAGTCAGGACCACCCCCTGGTGCTCCTCACCGCCAGCTCCCCCTTCCTCTCCAAGCTGGCCGCCGAGCACTGGGAGCTTGATGCCTGGCTCTCCAACCAGTTCCCCATCGATGAGCAGGGCCTCTTATGCGGCACCTTTGAGCGCCCCATCTGCTACGGCAA is a window from the Lujinxingia litoralis genome containing:
- the gmk gene encoding guanylate kinase — protein: MAEQGVLLIVCGPSGVGKTSLCQALLKARPRLTPSVSYTTRARRGDEVDGQAYHFVDVARFEEMVERGAFAEWANVHGNYYGTSSEVIEAAWQQGHDVLFDIDYQGAKQLKERYPHATSVLVAPPDMKTLEGRLRGRGTDAPEVIARRLKAARHELAQHELFEFLLENRDFDQALGALISVYDSARHARALKVDWLNRLLDQG
- a CDS encoding YicC/YloC family endoribonuclease is translated as MPVFSMTGFGAARLEVEGRSLRVECKSVNHRTLEVRVHAPRELRWLEAHVVRAARARLERGRVDVRLEIGDSSQTEGGFSAIDQTRFEAVAQELKRLAVASGLGSSVQVSDVLAYRSYFERDDASRFDESALGRLLPTVEEALAYLHQAREEEGRGIEADLRGHLATLAARIDAVEALESGDELAYRSRVEARLRQAIDDFGVGELDEERLAQELVYYAERGDISEELQRARSHVARLGTVLDEASEQGVGKKIDFYLQELIREVNTMGSKSHLATQSDLVVEMKSAIEKMREQSANVA
- a CDS encoding Sec-independent protein translocase subunit TatA/TatB, coding for MFGLGTTELLIIAFILVLLFGLGKLPHAAKQLGLGVKSFQDSVRGNDEEPATLEDKSADRVTREAAVSHEERVDTKA
- the rnc gene encoding ribonuclease III, whose amino-acid sequence is MAHMRQAREALQKEHRHDLESLEEALGYTFEERALLERALTHRSYANEKSDVSSDNQRLEFLGDSVLGLVIAHLLFEDDQQAAEGTLSSRQSDLVCEGALVERADALCLGEHLRLGRGEVLTGGRQKPGLLADAYEAVLAAVYLDGGYEAARGVIARQHGPIIASGGPEQPLAAVVSEGGQKSPTDFKSYLQREVQRQCDEHPRYVIISVEGPDHARTFVAEVHVDQVALGRGQGGSKKQAQQEAARQAVERLADVGGDLSQLLFDPLPSPGRSG
- the mnmA gene encoding tRNA 2-thiouridine(34) synthase MnmA, which translates into the protein MARAVEDRVVVAMSGGVDSSVTAGILAGEGYDAVGIAMRLYSTPQESYTKSCCSPDDLFDARTVADSLSIPFYVANYEDAFRERVIEYFVSEYRRGRTPNPCVACNDHLKFDILLQRSLALGATYLATGHFARIDRSGEHPKLLRGVDRNKDQSYFLFGLPREALGRILFPLGGMTKDEVREIARTMGLETAEKAESQEICFVGGGDYKAFVAKLLSEQERTPGRIVTTSGEFLGEHDGIHQFTVGQRRGLGLSYHEPLYVKAIRPEDGTVVVGGRDELEARGLVAERCNWLSFERPTGPIECQVKIRYAGEPVPALVTVGGDPTTAFVEFEEPQRAVTPGQAAVFYRGEEVLGGGWIEEPRS
- a CDS encoding cysteine desulfurase family protein, translating into MSQRIYLDWNATAPVLPEVRQAMVDALSGVHGNASSIHREGQAARAVVERARRAVAGAVGAPAQAVVLTAGATESNNQVLRQHARERADAYIVCTVVEHPSVLETVRALEKEGVRVAYWPVDRQGRLVEGWLDERLAEGATLVSVMWANNEIGNIYDVAAIGEKVRATGAIFHVDGTQALGRIPVDFGESHIDYMTLSFHKMGGPKGIGAIVTREGLKVAALLSGGHQERGRRPGTENVPAAAGLEAAARQLAADGESWQQALRQRREAFLAALNAEVQGFELRGDTEHQLLNTLNVAFDEVDGEDLLLAVDLEGISASSGSACTAGSLEPSHVILAMGFEAKAARRSVRLSFGPATPQEELARAARILGAVVKRLRTMPAL
- a CDS encoding SRPBCC family protein; this translates as MSSRDQRSDTAHALSALSRDPGARERDQSDTLNPLPLVSGALLTAYGLKRRGTLGYLLAGIGAGILYQGLKSNDLLDGNLPRRLLHLGATQMAPIHHTTVVKRSPEEVYAFWRELENLAVYLPRIYDIEVLDEQHSRWYFRAPGERTLSTEVEILEDQPDRLIVWRSMEPNDISHEGWVAFTPLDEGASTEVDLHLRVLAPGGQLGARILEMLGRFGPLSPAPELARVREVLEAGIPDRVEAASSTLH
- a CDS encoding HAD family hydrolase, which translates into the protein MTESPGRPAAFFDLDRTLIRVNSAFLYAKHERRAGRISKRQFLKASAWMALYHLSVVDIERAFAEAVRHYRGQSADELHERTRVFFDHHVLPTVQPGSRAALEHHRSQDHPLVLLTASSPFLSKLAAEHWELDAWLSNQFPIDEQGLLCGTFERPICYGKGKVHHAEHWARQAGVDLDASYFYTDSYSDLPMLRRVGHPRVVNPDPRLRKEALRRGWTIEDWSRPGL